The bacterium genomic interval TGATGACGTTCCCGCGGCCGAAATCGCCAGACTGGCTGAGGCTGGCGGCGCATTCGACTTTCTCGCTGATCCCGAGGAAGACATTTACAGCGACGAGGATTTGAAAGTGCGCTATCGATGAAACGCGGAACGATTGTGCTCACGCCTTTTCCCTTTAGCGATCTGACGACGGCCAAGCGCCGTCCGGCGGTGATTGTCTCGTCCACCGATGAGAATGAAGTGATTGTCGCCTTTATCACTTCCCAGGCGAAAAAGGCCACACACCCCACCGATTTGCTTGTTGAAACTTCCCATCCGGATTTTGCCGCAACCGGTCTCAAAAAAGATTCTGCCATCCGCCTTCGCAAACTTTGCACGGTTGAGAAAAGCATCATCAATGGCGAAATCGGCGAAGCTTCGCAGAGTTTGATGCATGAAATCAACTTGAAATTGCGCATAGCGCTTCAACTTGATGAAACATTGGGAAATGAGAAAGCCCCTACTCTTTAATTCTCAAGTGCCAAGACATCGTTGACAAGTTTTGGTGCCAGGACATCGTGGACACTCTCCCCAGGGGTGGTAACGGAAGGAGCCCGTAGGGCGACTGGAGTTACCACCCCTGGGGAATTCGATCAAAAAAGTTTATAGTCAAACTCGTCGAATTGTTGTTGATCCAAATGGAGTTTGAGTTTTTGTTCTTTGACGTCAATCGTTGCGACAACGTATTCGTAAATCGCTTCGGGCGCGACGTGAAATTTCTCTCCAAACACGTCGAGGATGCAATCGCTCCGAACGAAACGAACCAGATGATATTTGCCGTTTTCTGGTTTCTGCAACGGATGTCGCGGCGCCAGCTCTTCTGGCGGAAAGTGTAAGCGTTTTTTCGTTAAGGCCAAGGTTTCAAGAGGTGTTCGTCCATGAAGCTTGCTGTACCGATAACGCCGATTGTGCTCCTGTTCAAAGAATCGCGATTGCTCACGCAACGCGGTTTCATCTGCCATCTCAACGCGGTCGAGAAACTTTTGCTGGTAATG includes:
- a CDS encoding type II toxin-antitoxin system PemK/MazF family toxin, with the protein product MKRGTIVLTPFPFSDLTTAKRRPAVIVSSTDENEVIVAFITSQAKKATHPTDLLVETSHPDFAATGLKKDSAIRLRKLCTVEKSIINGEIGEASQSLMHEINLKLRIALQLDETLGNEKAPTL
- a CDS encoding IS481 family transposase; this translates as GMPKHQQVDNEMVFYGSPAHPHGMGCLIRLCLLYNIELWFIPKGEPWRNGVVEKFNDHYQQKFLDRVEMADETALREQSRFFEQEHNRRYRYSKLHGRTPLETLALTKKRLHFPPEELAPRHPLQKPENGKYHLVRFVRSDCILDVFGEKFHVAPEAIYEYVVATIDVKEQKLKLHLDQQQFDEFDYKLF